A stretch of the Prochlorococcus marinus str. MIT 0918 genome encodes the following:
- a CDS encoding CPBP family intramembrane glutamic endopeptidase, producing the protein MQKASPGWKVLVAIFSLLLTILVWQQGLQESFDRPSVSPKLALNQKEIAVLASPSLPKTFRPLFVGIDPSLELKNTLQEFDVTQLKERERLLLFAIEGPNTKDRSLLEVDFQDENLDLVKNKILESLDQKRDPLLLVDEIKFIKSDPLLYQLSCLSVGAPSDICIDSMISQRMAIRLFVSQVLPLLATLLGIALVLWEFIRFIGRKNHVWPAISSLPLSLVDMILLIAGGFVVLGELMSPFIAIPLSDFITQGIVSPTKESFKVFVGYSVMTLPPLLILWQQIKAISKLEAPLDGVMQWGLNLIPKSIFQAFKSWFMVLPFVLLASWLTTFFFGDPGGSNPLLEMVLSNKSFWSLSILFVTTVFMAPVFEEFVFRGVFLPVLVNQKGKIFAVIVSALVFALAHLSVGETPPLFVLGVGLALLRLSSGRLLPCMIMHSLWNGVTFANLLLLSS; encoded by the coding sequence GCTAACAATTTTAGTTTGGCAACAAGGACTTCAGGAAAGTTTTGATCGACCTTCTGTTAGCCCAAAGCTTGCTTTGAATCAAAAAGAGATTGCCGTTCTTGCTTCACCGTCGTTACCTAAGACTTTTAGACCCTTGTTTGTGGGTATAGATCCTTCATTGGAACTAAAAAATACTTTGCAGGAGTTTGATGTTACTCAACTAAAAGAGAGAGAGAGACTTTTGTTGTTTGCGATTGAAGGACCGAATACAAAAGACCGCTCTCTTCTAGAAGTGGATTTCCAAGATGAGAATTTGGATTTGGTAAAAAATAAGATTTTAGAAAGTCTTGATCAGAAAAGAGACCCTCTTTTATTAGTTGATGAAATAAAATTCATTAAAAGTGATCCGTTGCTATATCAATTGTCCTGTCTTTCAGTAGGAGCTCCGTCAGATATTTGCATTGACTCAATGATCTCCCAGCGAATGGCTATTAGATTGTTTGTGAGTCAAGTCTTACCTTTATTGGCAACTTTATTAGGAATTGCTTTAGTTCTTTGGGAATTTATTCGTTTTATAGGTAGAAAAAATCATGTATGGCCTGCAATATCTTCGTTGCCTCTTTCGTTGGTTGATATGATTTTGCTTATAGCTGGAGGTTTTGTTGTTTTAGGGGAGCTTATGTCTCCTTTTATTGCTATTCCTCTTAGTGATTTCATTACTCAAGGAATTGTTAGCCCTACTAAAGAATCCTTTAAAGTTTTTGTTGGATATAGTGTGATGACATTACCTCCATTACTTATTCTTTGGCAGCAGATAAAAGCGATATCAAAACTTGAAGCTCCTTTAGATGGAGTTATGCAATGGGGACTTAATTTAATTCCGAAGTCAATTTTTCAAGCATTTAAAAGTTGGTTTATGGTCCTCCCGTTTGTTTTATTAGCAAGTTGGCTCACGACATTCTTTTTTGGAGACCCCGGAGGTAGCAATCCTTTGCTTGAAATGGTATTAAGCAATAAAAGTTTTTGGTCATTATCGATCCTTTTCGTTACAACAGTTTTTATGGCTCCTGTCTTTGAGGAATTTGTTTTCCGAGGAGTCTTTTTGCCAGTTTTAGTTAATCAAAAAGGTAAGATTTTTGCGGTAATAGTTAGTGCTTTGGTTTTTGCTTTAGCTCATTTAAGTGTTGGTGAAACACCACCACTGTTTGTTTTAGGTGTTGGTCTAGCTTTATTGCGGTTAAGTTCTGGACGCCTTTTGCCTTGTATGATTATGCATTCTTTATGGAATGGAGTTACCTTTGCAAACTTGTTGCTTTTGAGTAGTTAA
- a CDS encoding peptidoglycan D,D-transpeptidase FtsI family protein produces MSAIRFSKVQKKIKKRLDVAPLSPIPTYRLKLAFYIICLALFALLGRVGWLQLIEGSTLEARARDNQTKKVQPISKRLSIVDRRGRLIALDEKRYRLYAQPFRFRFPGDLRGTIRKPDEVAEKLAGKLFISAENLSRQFSNQNYRMKIAEGLKPDVASEIRALRIEGLDLEPYPQRIYPQDELFSNVVGFLDYDRVPQAGLELSLNKELSRREKIRSFRFGRDGTPLPSDLEPGVFNADNVLLRLTLDARLQEVALKALREQLIKWNADKGVAIVMNVENGEILSLASTPSYDPNKYWDYPASRYKEWSVQELFEPGSTFKPINLALALEEGVISPDGTVFDSGVVTVGGWPLTNWDKKPNGLLDYAKVLEVSSNVGMVNIVQKISPERYWEWLHQLGLNNIPQTDLPGAVPGYIKDKQVFIKQPIHQAVASYGQGFSITPLKLVQLHALIANGGRMISPHIKKEFLNESIQFHNRFRQNDPILSPNVTQTVLNWMESVVENGSGKGAKIDNYRIGGKTGTADQTKDGKTYDSKICSFVAILPIEQPKFVVAVAIDGPKKNHAYGSTVAVPVARKIIESLIVIEKIPPGNPKKNVLSAQR; encoded by the coding sequence ATGTCAGCTATAAGATTTTCAAAAGTGCAAAAAAAGATAAAAAAGCGTTTAGATGTTGCACCACTTTCTCCAATACCAACTTATAGGTTAAAACTGGCTTTTTATATTATTTGCTTAGCTCTCTTTGCTCTTTTAGGGAGGGTAGGATGGTTGCAATTAATTGAAGGTTCTACATTAGAAGCTCGGGCTCGTGATAATCAAACTAAGAAAGTTCAACCTATATCTAAAAGACTATCTATTGTAGATCGAAGGGGAAGATTAATAGCGTTGGATGAAAAAAGATATCGATTATATGCTCAGCCCTTTCGATTCAGATTTCCAGGAGATTTGCGAGGAACTATTCGTAAACCTGACGAGGTAGCTGAAAAACTTGCAGGGAAATTATTTATATCAGCAGAGAATTTATCCAGACAATTTTCTAATCAGAATTATCGGATGAAAATAGCAGAAGGTTTAAAGCCTGATGTTGCTTCTGAGATACGTGCGCTACGCATTGAGGGTTTGGACCTTGAACCATATCCACAAAGAATCTATCCACAAGATGAATTATTCTCAAATGTAGTTGGTTTTTTAGATTATGATCGTGTACCACAAGCTGGCCTAGAATTAAGCTTAAATAAAGAACTTTCTAGAAGAGAAAAAATTAGAAGTTTTAGATTTGGAAGGGATGGTACACCTTTGCCTAGTGATTTGGAGCCAGGTGTTTTTAATGCTGACAATGTGCTTTTACGGTTAACCCTTGATGCACGATTGCAGGAAGTAGCTCTTAAAGCCTTAAGAGAACAATTAATTAAATGGAATGCAGATAAGGGAGTAGCAATTGTTATGAATGTTGAGAATGGTGAGATTTTATCCTTGGCATCTACTCCTAGTTATGATCCTAATAAGTACTGGGATTATCCAGCATCTAGGTATAAGGAATGGTCTGTTCAAGAATTATTTGAACCTGGATCAACTTTTAAGCCTATTAATCTTGCTTTGGCTCTTGAAGAAGGTGTGATTAGTCCTGATGGAACAGTTTTTGATTCTGGAGTAGTAACTGTGGGAGGTTGGCCTCTAACAAATTGGGATAAAAAGCCTAATGGATTATTAGACTATGCAAAGGTTCTTGAGGTTTCTAGCAACGTTGGGATGGTAAATATTGTGCAAAAAATTAGTCCAGAGAGGTATTGGGAATGGCTTCATCAATTAGGTCTGAACAATATTCCTCAAACTGATTTGCCTGGGGCTGTACCTGGTTACATAAAAGATAAGCAAGTATTTATTAAGCAACCTATTCATCAGGCTGTTGCTTCGTATGGACAGGGATTTTCTATAACACCATTAAAGCTTGTTCAATTACATGCGCTAATTGCCAATGGAGGAAGGATGATTAGTCCACATATCAAAAAAGAATTTCTTAATGAATCAATCCAATTTCATAATCGATTTAGACAAAATGATCCAATATTGAGTCCTAATGTCACACAAACAGTTTTAAATTGGATGGAATCAGTAGTAGAAAATGGAAGTGGAAAAGGTGCCAAAATTGATAATTATCGGATAGGTGGGAAAACGGGTACAGCTGATCAAACAAAAGATGGAAAGACTTATGACTCTAAAATTTGTAGCTTTGTTGCGATTCTGCCAATAGAGCAGCCTAAGTTTGTCGTTGCTGTAGCCATAGATGGACCGAAAAAAAATCATGCTTATGGATCAACTGTTGCAGTACCTGTTGCCAGAAAAATTATTGAAAGTTTGATTGTTATTGAAAAAATACCTCCTGGGAATCCTAAAAAGAATGTTTTATCTGCTCAACGTTAA
- a CDS encoding transaldolase: MPSLLEQLSSMTVVVADTGDLEAIRTFKPRDATTNPSLILAAAQLPAYQDLIDQSLRASREKVGQRASVKEVVDEALDEICVIFGKEILKIIPGRVSTEVDARLSYDKDKTIEKARKIIALYNQFGINNDRILIKIASTWEGIKAAEILEKEGIHCNLTLLFGFSQAVACAEAEVTLISPFVGRILDWYKAETGLQSYPGPEDPGVISVTKIFNYYKLHNYKTEVMGASFRNVDEIIELSGCDLLTISPKLLDEMSKTEAILIKKLDSSKPINSIEKLHLDEFSFRKMLKSDRMADEKLEEGIVNFSKAIKQLEAQLIERISLLENKGSPALSAR; the protein is encoded by the coding sequence ATGCCTAGTCTTCTTGAGCAACTTTCTTCAATGACAGTTGTGGTTGCTGATACGGGTGATTTGGAAGCTATAAGGACTTTTAAACCAAGAGACGCAACTACCAACCCCTCTCTAATTCTTGCAGCAGCCCAATTACCTGCTTATCAGGATTTAATAGATCAATCTCTTCGGGCTTCAAGAGAAAAGGTAGGACAGCGTGCTTCTGTTAAAGAAGTGGTTGATGAGGCTTTAGATGAGATTTGTGTGATCTTTGGTAAAGAGATACTTAAAATAATTCCTGGAAGAGTATCAACGGAAGTAGATGCTCGACTTAGCTATGATAAAGATAAAACAATTGAAAAAGCAAGAAAGATCATTGCTTTATATAATCAGTTTGGAATAAATAATGATCGTATTTTAATCAAGATTGCATCAACTTGGGAGGGGATTAAGGCCGCTGAGATTTTGGAGAAAGAAGGAATTCATTGTAATTTAACGCTCTTATTTGGTTTCTCTCAAGCTGTTGCATGTGCAGAAGCCGAAGTAACACTTATTTCACCATTTGTTGGTCGAATTCTTGATTGGTATAAGGCAGAAACTGGTTTGCAATCTTATCCTGGCCCAGAGGATCCTGGTGTAATATCAGTAACTAAGATATTCAATTATTATAAGCTTCATAACTATAAAACTGAGGTTATGGGAGCAAGTTTTAGAAATGTTGATGAGATTATTGAATTATCTGGATGTGATTTATTAACTATCTCTCCCAAGCTTTTAGATGAGATGTCTAAGACCGAGGCTATTTTAATAAAGAAATTGGATTCATCAAAACCAATAAATTCAATAGAGAAGTTACATCTTGATGAATTTTCTTTTAGAAAGATGCTGAAATCAGATCGCATGGCTGATGAGAAGCTAGAAGAAGGGATTGTGAATTTTTCTAAGGCAATTAAGCAACTTGAAGCTCAGTTAATTGAAAGAATTTCTTTGCTCGAGAATAAAGGATCTCCTGCTTTATCAGCTAGATAA
- a CDS encoding NAD(P)/FAD-dependent oxidoreductase — MNFTEVAVIGAGASGASTAFHLANKGIQVTILEKQPSHLLRPCGGGMAASVQKLFPFSLNEVVDEVIKKVEFSWCLSDTVVANLPGSSPFWIVKREKLDELLTKEAIHKGANIENSFDAIKIQKVNNIWRITSTNGRQIEAKIIVIADGSSSPWPKKFKIGPKNLHFATTTSVRLEGRGLLEEGTSRFEFGLVKHGFAWAFPLKNSINIGVGTFIGDQVLESQRILDKLLPNLGFECNSGVRKDSRLRVWNGHSALHGNGIVLVGDAASLCDPFLAEGLRPSLISGCEAAEAINNFLKGDTTDLSNYSKNMKSKWGDSMQWGRRISQVFYRLPKLGYQLGIKRPTAPQRIAQILSGEMGYGDIAQRVIKRLLLQR; from the coding sequence TTGAATTTTACTGAAGTTGCAGTTATAGGCGCAGGGGCTTCAGGAGCTTCAACAGCATTTCACTTGGCCAACAAAGGGATTCAAGTAACTATTCTAGAAAAACAACCAAGTCATCTTTTAAGACCTTGTGGCGGGGGGATGGCTGCTTCAGTTCAAAAACTTTTCCCCTTTTCACTAAATGAAGTTGTTGATGAAGTAATTAAAAAAGTTGAATTTAGCTGGTGTTTATCAGATACTGTAGTTGCCAATCTGCCAGGATCTTCTCCTTTTTGGATAGTCAAAAGAGAAAAACTCGATGAGCTTTTAACAAAAGAAGCAATTCATAAAGGGGCAAATATAGAGAACTCTTTTGACGCAATAAAAATACAAAAAGTAAACAACATTTGGCGCATCACCTCTACAAATGGTCGTCAAATTGAAGCTAAAATCATTGTTATTGCAGATGGATCAAGCTCGCCTTGGCCAAAGAAATTTAAAATTGGTCCTAAAAATCTCCATTTTGCCACAACAACTTCTGTGAGGTTAGAAGGCAGAGGGTTACTAGAAGAAGGAACTTCAAGATTTGAATTTGGTCTCGTTAAGCATGGATTTGCGTGGGCCTTCCCTTTGAAAAACTCTATAAATATTGGAGTAGGAACATTTATAGGAGATCAAGTTCTAGAAAGCCAAAGAATTCTTGACAAATTACTACCAAATCTAGGTTTTGAATGTAACTCAGGGGTAAGAAAAGATTCTAGACTTCGAGTTTGGAATGGACATAGTGCGCTTCATGGCAATGGAATTGTTTTAGTCGGTGATGCTGCATCTCTCTGTGATCCGTTTCTTGCTGAAGGGCTTAGGCCTTCACTAATAAGTGGTTGCGAAGCAGCAGAAGCAATAAACAATTTCTTAAAAGGCGACACCACAGATCTCAGCAACTACTCAAAAAACATGAAATCAAAATGGGGTGATTCAATGCAATGGGGAAGAAGAATTTCACAAGTTTTTTATAGACTTCCAAAACTTGGATATCAACTAGGAATAAAAAGACCTACAGCACCTCAAAGAATCGCCCAAATTCTTTCAGGAGAAATGGGATATGGAGATATTGCTCAACGTGTAATAAAGCGATTACTTTTACAAAGATAA
- the frr gene encoding ribosome recycling factor yields the protein MITKELEANMIKSVEASQRNFNTIRTGRANTSLLDRLTVEYYGADTPLKSLATLSTPDSQTISIQPFDISSLSLIEKAISLSDLGFTPNNDGKIIRINIPPLTEERRKEFCKLASKYAEEAKVSLRNIRRDAIEKIKTAEKEGEISKDQSHDQQETVQKLTNKFINEIEKNLSKKESEILKV from the coding sequence ATGATTACTAAAGAGCTAGAAGCAAACATGATTAAATCCGTTGAGGCTTCACAACGAAACTTCAATACAATAAGAACAGGCAGAGCAAATACATCACTTTTAGATCGTTTAACAGTTGAATATTATGGAGCAGATACTCCCTTAAAATCATTAGCCACTCTTTCTACACCCGATTCACAAACTATTTCTATTCAACCCTTTGATATCAGTTCTCTATCACTAATAGAAAAAGCCATATCTCTTAGTGACCTTGGATTTACACCAAATAATGATGGCAAGATAATTCGAATAAACATCCCTCCACTGACTGAAGAACGAAGAAAAGAATTTTGCAAGCTAGCTTCTAAATACGCTGAAGAAGCAAAGGTCTCTCTTCGCAATATACGAAGAGATGCTATAGAAAAAATAAAAACTGCTGAAAAAGAAGGAGAAATCTCTAAAGATCAAAGCCATGACCAACAAGAAACTGTTCAAAAGTTAACTAACAAGTTTATTAACGAAATAGAAAAAAACCTTTCTAAAAAAGAATCAGAAATTCTAAAAGTTTGA
- the pyrH gene encoding UMP kinase — protein MAYSRVLLKLSGEALMGSKPYGIDPAIVQSIAQDVSKVVEKGTQLAIVVGGGNIFRGLKGSAAGMDRATADYVGMLATVMNAITLQDGLERAGVETRVQTAIEMQQIAEPYIRRRAIRHLEKGRVVVFGGGCGNPFFTTDTTSALRAAEINADVIFKATKVDGVYSKDPKEFTDAIKYETLSFQDVLSKEIGVMDSTAIALCKDNDIPIVVFNIFEPGNINKAVAGEKIGSRIANSR, from the coding sequence ATGGCTTACTCACGTGTCCTTTTAAAACTTAGCGGCGAAGCTCTAATGGGGAGCAAGCCATATGGAATTGATCCCGCCATTGTTCAATCCATAGCACAAGATGTTTCCAAAGTTGTTGAAAAAGGAACGCAATTAGCCATCGTGGTTGGCGGAGGAAATATATTTCGAGGTCTAAAAGGGTCTGCTGCAGGAATGGATCGTGCAACTGCTGATTATGTAGGAATGCTTGCAACTGTAATGAATGCAATAACATTACAAGATGGATTGGAAAGAGCAGGGGTAGAAACACGCGTTCAGACCGCTATAGAAATGCAACAAATCGCTGAACCTTATATACGTCGAAGAGCAATTAGACATCTTGAAAAAGGAAGAGTAGTTGTATTTGGTGGAGGTTGCGGGAACCCTTTCTTTACAACAGATACAACCTCCGCGTTAAGAGCTGCTGAAATTAATGCTGATGTCATATTTAAAGCAACAAAAGTTGACGGTGTATATAGCAAAGATCCAAAAGAATTTACTGATGCAATTAAATATGAAACTCTATCTTTTCAAGATGTACTCAGTAAAGAAATAGGTGTAATGGATAGTACTGCAATTGCCCTTTGCAAAGATAATGATATCCCTATAGTGGTTTTTAATATTTTTGAACCTGGCAATATTAATAAAGCAGTAGCAGGAGAAAAGATAGGCTCTAGGATAGCTAATTCCCGCTAA
- the cobO gene encoding cob(I)yrinic acid a,c-diamide adenosyltransferase: MKSEPNKKKSVLINLDKESNQLGVGGYSSEEIDEENYQKKMQRRKEVQGKRVQERNIEKGLIIVFTGQGKGKTTAALGMALRTLGHGENVSIIQFIKGGWEPGEAKALKRFDNLINWHAMGEGFTWETQNRERDKKLSEEAWEQALIYLGNKNQKLVILDEINIAIKLGYISLEEVIKGLRARPPLTHVVLTGRNAKPELIEIADLVTEMKLIHHPFKEKGVKAQQGVEY, translated from the coding sequence ATGAAAAGTGAGCCTAACAAGAAAAAGTCTGTTCTAATTAATTTAGACAAAGAGTCAAATCAATTAGGGGTTGGAGGTTATTCATCTGAAGAAATAGATGAAGAAAATTACCAAAAAAAAATGCAGCGTCGAAAAGAAGTACAGGGTAAAAGGGTACAAGAACGAAATATTGAAAAAGGATTAATAATTGTTTTCACAGGCCAAGGCAAGGGAAAAACTACTGCTGCTTTAGGAATGGCACTTAGAACTTTAGGTCATGGAGAAAATGTATCAATTATTCAGTTTATTAAAGGCGGATGGGAACCAGGGGAAGCCAAGGCTTTAAAGAGATTTGACAATTTAATTAATTGGCATGCAATGGGTGAAGGTTTTACTTGGGAAACTCAAAATAGAGAGCGCGATAAGAAATTAAGCGAGGAAGCTTGGGAACAAGCCCTTATTTATCTTGGGAATAAAAATCAAAAACTAGTAATACTAGATGAAATTAACATTGCAATAAAGTTGGGATATATATCGCTAGAAGAAGTAATTAAAGGGCTAAGGGCAAGGCCTCCATTAACTCATGTTGTATTAACTGGTAGGAATGCAAAGCCAGAGCTAATTGAGATTGCTGATTTAGTAACCGAAATGAAATTAATACATCATCCATTCAAAGAGAAAGGTGTAAAAGCACAGCAGGGAGTAGAGTATTGA